In Necator americanus strain Aroian chromosome IV, whole genome shotgun sequence, the following proteins share a genomic window:
- a CDS encoding hypothetical protein (NECATOR_CHRIV.G15602.T2) produces MHPRIQFFHRSFTIPIGKGVRQGDTISPKLFTAALQWIMKSLSWEERGIRVDGRFLSNLRFVDSIVLFSRSTNEAETMLNELNKAEKKIGLRISRKKEQLMKNGYCENEDVQLEGSQIVETSSYIYLGRSMNMENDLKEKLNRRMRAALAAFAPVRSYRPTNGPRSSCPSVQLDSSSSALLRSGDVDKHRGHV; encoded by the coding sequence ATGCACCCTCGGATACAGTTTTTCCACCGCTCcttcaccatacccattggaaagggggtacgacaaggcgatactatatcgccgaagctgttcacggctgcattgcaatggataatgaaatcactatcctgggaagaaaggggcatacgtgttgatggaagatttctctcgaacctccGTTTTGTGGACAGcattgttctcttttcgagaagtaccaatgaagcagaaacgatgctcaacgaattgaacaaagcagagaagaaaataggactGCGGATAAGTAGAAAGAAGGAACAGTTAATGAAGAACGGCTATTGCGAAAACGAAGATGTACagcttgaaggctcccaaatcgtggaaacttcttCGTACATATACCTCGGgcgttctatgaatatggaaaacgacttgaaggaaaaactgaatagaaggatgagagcagcgttggcagcattcgcacccgtcagaAGTTACAGACCAACtaacggaccaagatcttcgtgcccatctgttcaactcgacagttcttccagcgctctgttacgcagcggagacgtggacaaacaccgcggccacgtctag
- a CDS encoding hypothetical protein (NECATOR_CHRIV.G15602.T1): MKSLSWEERGIRVDGRFLSNLRFVDSIVLFSRSTNEAETMLNELNKAEKKIGLRISRKKEQLMKNGYCENEDVQLEGSQIVETSSYIYLGRSMNMENDLKEKLNRRMRAALAAFAPVRSYRPTNGPRSSCPSVQLDSSSSALLRSGDVDKHRGHV, from the coding sequence atgaaatcactatcctgggaagaaaggggcatacgtgttgatggaagatttctctcgaacctccGTTTTGTGGACAGcattgttctcttttcgagaagtaccaatgaagcagaaacgatgctcaacgaattgaacaaagcagagaagaaaataggactGCGGATAAGTAGAAAGAAGGAACAGTTAATGAAGAACGGCTATTGCGAAAACGAAGATGTACagcttgaaggctcccaaatcgtggaaacttcttCGTACATATACCTCGGgcgttctatgaatatggaaaacgacttgaaggaaaaactgaatagaaggatgagagcagcgttggcagcattcgcacccgtcagaAGTTACAGACCAACtaacggaccaagatcttcgtgcccatctgttcaactcgacagttcttccagcgctctgttacgcagcggagacgtggacaaacaccgcggccacgtctag